The Flavobacterium praedii genome window below encodes:
- a CDS encoding tetratricopeptide repeat protein: MNISSYNYLLNQPEEINEIQTVALEKVLDEFPYFQSARALRLKGLYNQNSYKYNFALKIAAAHTTDRSVLFNFITSESFTAIQKKTYEKKIQELLNITVIDSQIIEKEEIPTIAATPLEQSILTSIKEATLNTENYHGITFEKAEIDKNIEQSILDSIKEATPTKNEAETTEAEKKLEIGKPLDFSKSETHSFHQWLQISRIQPIIRENPTENKRMAKEPIIDEDKKKKAELIDKFIETSPKIPPIKPGVVFTPNLDLNKEDNSYLMTETLAKVYLEQKKYQKAIQAYEILILKYPEKSSFFADRIKDIKIVQQNNN, translated from the coding sequence ATGAACATTAGTAGCTATAATTATTTATTAAATCAACCCGAAGAGATCAATGAAATTCAAACGGTAGCTTTAGAAAAAGTATTGGATGAATTTCCTTATTTTCAAAGTGCTAGAGCTTTAAGATTGAAAGGGCTTTACAATCAAAATAGCTACAAATATAATTTTGCTCTAAAAATTGCAGCTGCACATACAACAGACCGAAGTGTACTTTTTAATTTTATCACTTCAGAATCGTTCACCGCCATTCAAAAAAAGACGTACGAAAAAAAGATACAAGAACTTCTCAACATAACAGTAATTGACAGTCAGATTATTGAAAAAGAAGAAATACCTACAATTGCAGCAACACCTTTAGAACAATCCATTCTTACTTCGATAAAAGAAGCCACATTAAATACCGAGAACTATCATGGCATTACTTTTGAAAAAGCAGAAATTGATAAAAATATAGAACAATCGATACTTGATTCCATTAAAGAAGCGACACCAACAAAGAATGAAGCTGAAACAACCGAAGCTGAAAAAAAATTAGAAATTGGAAAACCATTAGATTTTTCAAAATCAGAAACACATTCCTTTCATCAATGGCTTCAAATTTCAAGGATACAACCAATAATAAGAGAAAATCCGACAGAAAATAAAAGAATGGCAAAAGAACCTATTATTGACGAGGATAAAAAGAAAAAAGCAGAACTAATCGACAAATTCATTGAAACCAGTCCAAAAATCCCTCCCATTAAACCCGGAGTAGTATTTACCCCGAATTTGGACCTTAACAAAGAAGATAACTCTTATTTAATGACGGAAACTTTGGCTAAAGTATATTTGGAACAAAAAAAATATCAGAAAGCAATACAAGCTTATGAAATATTAATTTTGAAATATCCAGAAAAAAGTAGTTTCTTTGCAGACCGTATAAAAGATATTAAAATAGTACAACAAAATAACAATTAA
- the secG gene encoding preprotein translocase subunit SecG: MFSIFLVLITIVCFLLIVVIMVQNPKGGGLSSTISGSQMLGGVQKTTDFLDKSTWTLATILIALILLSGLSFTGTLSDSDSKIIDKTESAAPKTAPVQNAPVQNTPATPAK; this comes from the coding sequence ATGTTTTCAATTTTTTTAGTTTTAATTACAATAGTATGTTTTCTATTGATCGTAGTAATTATGGTTCAAAACCCTAAAGGAGGTGGATTATCTTCTACAATAAGTGGCTCTCAAATGTTAGGTGGTGTACAAAAAACTACTGATTTTTTAGACAAAAGTACTTGGACATTGGCTACTATATTAATTGCATTAATTTTACTTTCAGGATTAAGTTTCACTGGAACTTTGAGTGATTCTGATTCAAAAATTATTGACAAAACAGAATCTGCAGCACCAAAAACTGCTCCAGTTCAAAATGCACCTGTACAAAACACACCTGCAACACCAGCAAAATAA